A portion of the Shewanella sp. SNU WT4 genome contains these proteins:
- a CDS encoding DUF2919 domain-containing protein: MDLQTIAWRDDHGRVAPPFLLYLLLAFLGRGYVIWVMSLTQAADRAGLVRIFYPLQMDFIQSLVTGLGAVLLFVLVLAERRRKPTWLKTPFSLFKWLLMMMLVLEAWQLATRIDHTFMVFHWMTALDGLALFWGSIYLAKSKHLQAYLDEWPSESLTT, from the coding sequence TTGGATTTACAAACAATCGCCTGGCGTGATGACCATGGCCGAGTGGCGCCGCCATTCTTACTTTATTTATTACTGGCCTTTCTAGGTCGTGGTTATGTTATTTGGGTCATGTCTTTGACACAAGCGGCGGATCGCGCAGGGTTAGTGAGAATATTCTATCCATTACAAATGGATTTTATTCAGTCACTGGTGACTGGTCTTGGCGCTGTGTTGTTGTTTGTGCTGGTGTTGGCAGAACGTCGCCGTAAGCCCACTTGGCTCAAAACGCCGTTTTCCTTATTTAAATGGTTATTGATGATGATGCTAGTGCTAGAAGCATGGCAATTAGCCACTCGCATTGATCATACCTTTATGGTGTTCCATTGGATGACGGCATTAGATGGCTTAGCCTTATTCTGGGGCTCAATTTACTTAGCTAAGTCTAAGCATTTACAAGCTTATTTAGACGAGTGGCCTTCAGAGTCGCTAACGACTTAA
- a CDS encoding SDR family oxidoreductase: MSNNKVAIIACGWFGLPLAQALTQQGWQVSGTRRSEQGAAQLQELGIAGFVLDLAQTESLVVANKQGLLDADTIIINIPPGLRGGQSSEDYLAQLRSLRQAIIHSGNKRVIFISTTGVYPDADVDETSAPSIEARAQVFVAAEQLFSDFPNACTVRFAGLVGPKRHPGRFFAGKTAVADGHLAVNLVHLDDCIAGVICLLKTPHCSGIYNLCAPEHLNKQTFYQYAAKHLGLTPPEFSTFSAASIKSKRVSGDKICQQLGFRYQHPELRAMLDFC, encoded by the coding sequence ATGAGTAATAACAAAGTGGCAATTATTGCCTGTGGCTGGTTTGGTTTGCCATTAGCTCAAGCATTAACTCAGCAAGGCTGGCAAGTGTCGGGCACGCGCCGAAGCGAGCAAGGCGCGGCGCAGTTACAAGAGCTAGGCATTGCAGGTTTTGTGTTGGATTTAGCTCAGACTGAGTCATTGGTGGTAGCCAATAAGCAAGGTCTACTTGATGCTGACACCATAATAATTAATATTCCGCCAGGGCTTCGTGGTGGTCAAAGTAGTGAGGATTACTTAGCGCAGTTACGCAGTTTGCGCCAAGCCATTATCCATAGTGGTAATAAGCGGGTAATTTTTATTAGTACCACAGGTGTGTACCCAGATGCCGACGTGGATGAAACCAGCGCGCCATCGATTGAGGCGAGGGCGCAAGTGTTTGTTGCCGCAGAGCAATTATTTAGTGATTTCCCCAATGCCTGCACAGTGCGCTTTGCTGGGCTCGTTGGCCCTAAGCGCCACCCTGGGCGATTTTTTGCGGGTAAAACCGCAGTTGCCGATGGTCACTTGGCCGTCAATCTAGTGCATCTTGATGATTGCATTGCTGGGGTTATCTGTTTACTTAAGACGCCTCATTGCAGTGGCATTTATAATCTGTGCGCGCCAGAGCATCTTAATAAACAAACCTTTTATCAGTATGCGGCTAAGCATTTAGGCTTAACGCCGCCTGAGTTTTCTACGTTTAGCGCGGCAAGCATCAAGAGTAAACGTGTTAGCGGCGATAAAATCTGTCAGCAGTTAGGCTTTCGCTATCAGCATCCTGAGTTACGGGCCATGCTAGATTTTTGCTAA
- a CDS encoding HD-GYP domain-containing protein, translated as MAKEHLPQIPLNRLQVGLTVKLPLSWQDNPFWINRITLSSALQIEMIRGLGCQFVYLIAGEPLAEPDFTEDSNRDNHHLLVPHSHSQQFQTRKAIRLSQQRFLHAVNDTRMTYSLLGHDPQGAIKLAEQLALEMIDHLQEHPTAKLALVDLGDSQISVTQHSSSVAVLALSIGRALNLPIDDLKCLALGSLFHDIGLLTLPDSLRASLFSLSDDERKLMKLHTRFSHELVDSPARFDERVCDIARHHHECIDGSGYPDGLQGNDIPLLTQIVALADEYDHQIGGDNMGSPQDALGHLSNHSAGKHANELMQTLESVLGQYPPGTLVRLSDGSIGKVLMTSANVETPAVWGCEIDGTDAGLKFLASANLRIEEVIKLESLTENAIKALKADAAISYYFTAAVK; from the coding sequence TTGGCCAAAGAGCACTTGCCACAAATCCCCCTGAATAGGTTACAAGTTGGCTTAACCGTCAAATTGCCCTTATCTTGGCAAGATAATCCATTCTGGATAAATCGCATTACTCTGAGCTCTGCGCTGCAGATAGAAATGATCCGCGGCTTAGGCTGCCAATTTGTGTATTTGATTGCCGGCGAGCCGCTGGCTGAACCAGATTTTACTGAAGACTCGAACCGCGATAATCATCACTTACTTGTGCCTCATTCCCATAGTCAGCAATTTCAAACACGTAAAGCCATTCGCCTTAGTCAGCAGCGTTTCTTGCATGCGGTTAATGATACTCGTATGACCTACAGTCTATTAGGTCATGATCCTCAAGGTGCCATTAAATTAGCCGAGCAATTAGCCCTTGAAATGATTGATCATTTACAAGAGCACCCCACGGCAAAGTTAGCCTTAGTGGACTTAGGTGACAGTCAAATTAGTGTGACTCAGCATTCAAGCTCTGTGGCGGTATTAGCCTTAAGCATTGGCCGCGCCCTAAATTTACCCATTGATGATCTTAAGTGCTTGGCACTTGGAAGTTTATTTCATGATATTGGCCTGTTAACTCTGCCTGACTCCCTGCGCGCCAGTCTATTTAGTTTGAGTGATGACGAGCGCAAGCTGATGAAACTGCATACTCGTTTTAGCCACGAGCTAGTCGATAGCCCTGCGCGCTTTGATGAGCGAGTGTGCGATATTGCGCGCCACCATCATGAGTGTATTGACGGCAGTGGTTATCCTGATGGCTTACAGGGTAATGATATTCCGTTACTCACCCAAATAGTGGCCTTGGCTGATGAGTATGATCATCAAATAGGTGGCGATAATATGGGCTCCCCCCAAGACGCACTTGGGCATTTATCTAACCATAGCGCCGGCAAGCATGCTAATGAGCTTATGCAAACCTTAGAGAGTGTGCTTGGTCAATATCCGCCTGGTACTTTAGTGCGTTTATCTGATGGTTCCATAGGTAAGGTATTGATGACGTCAGCGAACGTGGAAACACCCGCTGTTTGGGGCTGCGAGATTGATGGTACAGACGCTGGGCTTAAATTTCTGGCGAGCGCCAATTTACGCATTGAAGAAGTCATTAAGCTTGAATCCCTCACTGAAAATGCCATAAAAGCGCTGAAGGCCGATGCGGCCATCAGTTATTACTTCACCGCTGCCGTTAAGTGA